TCAGTTGACTCATCTACTGTTACTTTCATAGCTTCAGAGCTTTCCTGAATCTCATTCATACCTTGTTGTAAAGATTTGATAGATACTGAGATCTCGCTAGTAGCTTTATGAGTACGTTCAGCCAGTTTTCTTACTTCATCGGCAACAACTGCGAATCCACGACCGTGTTCCCCCGCACGAGCAGCTTCAATAGCTGCATTAAGTGCAAGAAGATTTGTCTGATCTGCAATATCTGTAATAAGGTCAATAACTGTAGTAATACTGCTTGTTTGAGAAGCTAACTCTTCGATACTTCCGTTATTTGTAGTAACTTGTTGATGAAGTGTATGTAAGTCTTCAACTACTGCAGTGATATTGTCACGTGAATCATTTGCTAAATTAGATGCGTTTTTCGTTGATGAAGTTACAGCTTTTAAGTTCTCTATATTTGTTTGTAGGTTTGTTTGGATAAGACTTAATGACTCTGTAACCTGAGTACTTTTCACACTTAGTTTAGAGTTCAGAGCATCACGTTTTCCTTTTTGGTGCTGTTCTTTCATAAAGTCGATACTTTGCGAAACACTGTCTATAGCTAAAATAAACTCACCTTTAAGACCTTCAGAAGAGATAGGTTTTGAGAAATCACCTTTTGATGCATTTGTGATTGTTATATTGATTTCACTGATAAGTTTCTCAACATGATCTAACAGTTCAGCCAGATGACTTCCCATAATACCCAGTTCTGTTTTGTCGTCTGCAGCAATGTTACACTTGTGTGAGAAATCACCGTTTGCCGAATATGTAATTAAATCGGTAAATGTTTCTATACCAGAAGTGATCGATTTTCTTATAAATACAGCTGCAACCAGTACAACTAAACCGACAAAAATCCCTGCGATAAAGACAAAATATTTGTAAAAAGATATTTTTGTCTGCATATCTGTTGAATCTTTATCTAATGCATCTTGTCTGAGTTTTGCAAGCTCTTTAAAATATTTTCTAGATTTTTCTGCATAAGGTGTTAAATTTTGTCTATATTTTTCATAGATTTCAGCTTTAGAATTTTTAATCTCTTCAGGAGTCAGTGAAGAAACCATCTTATATGCATTGTTTAAAAATAAAAGTGTTGAATCTTTTGCTTTTACAGATAACTCATAAGAACTGTCATTTTCTAAAAGTGTATCTAGTTCTTCAAAATCTTTTTTGATATTATCGATAGTCGTACGTAGTTTTTCCAGATCTTTTTCACGATCACCTCCAAGCATAACAGCTCTATCTGTTCTACTTACATAGTTCATGTTTTTTTCTATTTTAAGTGTTAATAAACCAGCTTTTAAAGAACTCTTGTGTAGTTTTTCATAGTCACTGTCTATATCGCTCATAGCAAAAAATACAAATGCTGTTGCAGCTAAAATTGCAAATGTTGCTATAGCAATAAGGTAGTTCATTTTCTGATTAATACTTAAACTTTTGAACATATTAATTCCACCTTTTTACGTTTATTGTCGCTATTCTATCACATAGAGGTCGATTCTTAGATTAAAA
Above is a window of Sulfurimonas marina DNA encoding:
- a CDS encoding methyl-accepting chemotaxis protein translates to MFKSLSINQKMNYLIAIATFAILAATAFVFFAMSDIDSDYEKLHKSSLKAGLLTLKIEKNMNYVSRTDRAVMLGGDREKDLEKLRTTIDNIKKDFEELDTLLENDSSYELSVKAKDSTLLFLNNAYKMVSSLTPEEIKNSKAEIYEKYRQNLTPYAEKSRKYFKELAKLRQDALDKDSTDMQTKISFYKYFVFIAGIFVGLVVLVAAVFIRKSITSGIETFTDLITYSANGDFSHKCNIAADDKTELGIMGSHLAELLDHVEKLISEINITITNASKGDFSKPISSEGLKGEFILAIDSVSQSIDFMKEQHQKGKRDALNSKLSVKSTQVTESLSLIQTNLQTNIENLKAVTSSTKNASNLANDSRDNITAVVEDLHTLHQQVTTNNGSIEELASQTSSITTVIDLITDIADQTNLLALNAAIEAARAGEHGRGFAVVADEVRKLAERTHKATSEISVSIKSLQQGMNEIQESSEAMKVTVDESTEKIEQFEDTLVELSSNSSKIVDQSYHMENSIFIVLAKIDHILYKARAYNSLMTLTKTLNPTTHHECNLGKWHDNEGKRRFNYTASYKKSEPVHAIVHDKANVNLHYVEMPNPEKAVLDHEQTIIENFEKMESASHELFDLLDSMLIEAHGKDVNEIEA